A genomic window from Sphingobacterium spiritivorum includes:
- a CDS encoding ExbD/TolR family protein, translating into MNIRNRRNRPSAEVHTAALNDIMFFLMLFFLLASAVSNPQVVKLLLPRSSAGEQSVAKKTMTVSITSDLQYHVDKQIVPYESLEPLIQSRMASGEELTIMLYADSSVPIQNVISVMDVANRLKIKLVLATEPRKDK; encoded by the coding sequence ATGAATATTCGTAATAGAAGGAACAGACCTTCTGCCGAGGTACATACTGCAGCATTGAATGATATCATGTTTTTCCTGATGTTATTCTTTCTGTTGGCCTCTGCCGTGTCCAATCCTCAGGTCGTGAAATTACTTTTACCAAGATCAAGTGCGGGAGAACAGTCTGTGGCCAAGAAAACCATGACCGTATCCATTACAAGTGATCTGCAGTATCACGTAGATAAACAGATAGTTCCATACGAGAGTCTGGAACCCTTAATACAATCAAGAATGGCATCCGGAGAAGAATTGACTATTATGCTTTATGCAGACAGTAGCGTTCCTATCCAGAATGTAATTTCTGTCATGGATGTAGCGAACAGGTTAAAAATTAAGTTAGTATTAGCAACAGAGCCGAGGAAAGATAAATAG
- a CDS encoding TatD family hydrolase encodes MPTPYILTDTHTHLYYHIGTPLMEEQMQRCFDRGIERIFLPNVNTESIPKVMDTVHAYPQNCFPMLGLHPCDVKENYREELSSIEEALSTHKVYAIGEIGLDLYWDKTTLNIQKEAFRIQVQWAKDLRLPIDIHCREAFDELFELLDELKDDKLFGVLHCFTGTLDQAKRAIDLGFALGIGGVVTYKKSGLDAVVKEIDLEHIVLETDAPYLAPVPFRGKPNESSYLHYIAEKVADLHEVGIEKVAAVTTANSKRIFGI; translated from the coding sequence ATGCCTACTCCTTATATTTTAACAGACACACATACCCATCTTTATTATCACATTGGAACTCCGCTAATGGAGGAACAAATGCAACGATGCTTTGACCGCGGTATTGAACGTATATTTTTACCGAATGTAAATACCGAATCTATTCCAAAAGTAATGGATACGGTGCATGCTTATCCTCAAAACTGTTTTCCAATGCTGGGTCTTCATCCCTGCGATGTAAAAGAAAACTACAGAGAAGAATTGTCCTCCATTGAAGAGGCTTTATCCACACATAAAGTATATGCTATAGGCGAAATCGGACTTGACCTGTATTGGGATAAAACGACACTGAATATTCAGAAAGAAGCATTCCGTATTCAGGTACAATGGGCCAAAGATTTGCGATTGCCTATAGATATACACTGCAGAGAAGCCTTTGATGAATTATTTGAATTACTCGATGAACTTAAAGATGATAAGCTCTTCGGTGTCTTGCATTGTTTCACAGGTACTTTAGATCAGGCCAAAAGGGCAATTGACCTTGGATTTGCATTAGGGATAGGTGGCGTAGTCACTTACAAAAAATCAGGTCTGGATGCTGTGGTAAAAGAAATCGATCTGGAACATATCGTCCTGGAAACTGACGCTCCATATCTGGCTCCGGTTCCGTTCAGGGGCAAACCCAATGAAAGCAGCTATTTACATTACATAGCAGAGAAAGTAGCCGATCTACATGAAGTCGGCATCGAAAAAGTAGCAGCTGTCACCACAGCAAATTCAAAACGCATATTCGGAATATAA
- a CDS encoding asparaginase codes for MHNIFIIYTGGTIGMVKDELTGSFVPFDFELIARNLPDLSRLNYKLTVHSFTPIIDSSNMNPTVWIEMANIVKQNYDHYDGFVILHGSDTMAFSASVLSFMLEGLQKPVILSGSQLPIGEIRTDARENLMTALEIASAQVNGTSLIQEVCILFDNKLFRGNRSFKYNSAKFEAFRSPNYPVLVEAGIHLKYNNEALLDNRYKQFILHTKLDDRVAVLKLFPGMNANTIRTILNSDVRSIVMETFGSGNTTTDEWFLDLLKEAIDKGKNILNISQCKVGSVELGRYETSQGLKSIGVLNGYDMTFEAAVTKLMYLQGEFEDQKDVAYWIEKDIRGELTVND; via the coding sequence ATGCATAATATCTTTATTATCTATACAGGCGGTACTATCGGAATGGTCAAAGACGAACTGACCGGATCATTTGTACCTTTCGACTTCGAACTGATTGCCCGGAATCTGCCCGATCTGAGCAGACTGAATTACAAACTCACGGTACATTCCTTCACACCTATCATTGATTCTTCTAATATGAATCCAACAGTTTGGATTGAGATGGCCAATATTGTGAAGCAAAACTATGACCACTATGACGGGTTTGTGATTCTTCACGGATCAGATACAATGGCATTTTCTGCCTCTGTATTGAGTTTTATGCTGGAGGGATTACAAAAACCGGTTATCCTTTCAGGATCACAGCTTCCGATTGGCGAAATTCGTACAGATGCCCGTGAAAATCTCATGACGGCATTGGAAATTGCATCTGCTCAGGTGAACGGAACTTCCCTTATTCAGGAGGTATGTATCTTGTTTGACAACAAATTATTCAGAGGAAACCGTTCCTTCAAATACAATTCAGCCAAATTTGAAGCTTTTCGCTCTCCAAATTACCCTGTTCTTGTAGAAGCTGGTATACACCTGAAGTATAACAATGAAGCCCTATTAGATAATAGATATAAACAATTTATCCTGCATACGAAACTGGATGACAGAGTGGCTGTATTGAAACTCTTCCCGGGAATGAATGCCAATACTATCCGTACCATACTGAATTCGGATGTCCGGTCTATCGTCATGGAAACATTTGGATCCGGTAATACGACTACAGATGAATGGTTTCTCGACCTGTTAAAGGAAGCGATAGATAAGGGTAAAAATATTCTGAATATCTCCCAATGTAAAGTTGGATCTGTCGAACTGGGACGCTATGAAACAAGTCAGGGACTGAAATCAATCGGAGTGCTGAATGGCTATGATATGACCTTTGAAGCAGCAGTAACCAAACTTATGTACTTACAGGGAGAATTTGAAGATCAAAAAGATGTAGCGTACTGGATAGAAAAAGATATCCGGGGTGAGCTGACTGTAAATGATTAG
- a CDS encoding bifunctional folylpolyglutamate synthase/dihydrofolate synthase — MKAYKEVIEYLYTRLPMFTREGVSAYKKDLDNTIALCQALGNPQDKFKSIHIAGTNGKGSSSHMLASVLASAGYKTGLYTSPHLVDFRERIRVNGEVIPEQDVIEFVETQQSLIEKVQPSFFEVTVAMAFDYFAKAQVDVAIIEVGLGGRLDSTNIIRPELCLITNIGMDHMNLLGDTLQEIAGEKAGIIKANTPVVISERDPRTAQVFEEIAEEKKAPIRFASDVLEATITSRHLSGMQVSVTDKITSLTEQYDLDLTGSYQLKNLIGVLTAVEELNHINFTIPSDRLREGLSHVQQYTGLQGRWQTIYTEPLTICDTGHNEDGIREVLKNLQLTPYKVLHIVMGAMKDKDLEHILPLLPKEAIYYFSSPDMPRAMPAEELSAAALSYGLQGKPYSSVMQAFTAAKQAYQAGDLVFIGGSNFVVAEVLTALENKA; from the coding sequence ATGAAAGCATATAAAGAGGTAATCGAGTATCTGTATACTCGATTACCTATGTTTACCCGTGAAGGTGTTTCTGCCTATAAGAAAGACCTTGATAATACCATCGCACTTTGCCAGGCGTTAGGCAATCCTCAGGACAAATTCAAATCTATACATATTGCAGGTACAAACGGCAAAGGATCTTCCTCCCATATGCTGGCTTCGGTACTGGCATCAGCAGGATATAAAACCGGTCTCTATACCTCACCGCATTTAGTTGATTTCAGAGAGCGGATCCGGGTCAACGGAGAAGTTATCCCCGAACAGGATGTTATAGAATTTGTCGAAACACAGCAATCTCTTATAGAAAAGGTACAGCCTTCATTTTTTGAAGTGACAGTCGCCATGGCATTTGATTACTTTGCAAAAGCTCAGGTAGATGTCGCTATTATCGAAGTAGGATTAGGCGGACGCCTGGACAGTACAAATATTATCCGTCCGGAGCTATGTCTTATTACAAACATCGGTATGGATCATATGAATCTGTTAGGAGATACCTTGCAGGAAATAGCAGGGGAGAAAGCTGGCATTATCAAAGCAAATACCCCGGTTGTTATTTCTGAAAGAGATCCGCGTACAGCACAGGTATTTGAAGAGATCGCTGAGGAAAAAAAGGCTCCGATCCGGTTTGCATCGGATGTATTGGAAGCAACGATTACTTCCCGCCATCTTTCTGGTATGCAGGTATCTGTCACTGACAAAATAACTTCTCTGACAGAACAATATGATCTTGATCTGACGGGGTCATATCAGTTAAAGAATCTAATAGGAGTTTTGACGGCAGTTGAAGAGTTAAACCATATAAACTTTACTATTCCTTCTGACCGGCTCCGGGAAGGTCTGAGTCATGTTCAGCAGTATACAGGATTGCAGGGAAGGTGGCAGACAATCTATACAGAGCCGTTGACCATCTGTGACACCGGACATAATGAAGATGGTATTCGTGAAGTTCTTAAAAATCTCCAACTTACGCCTTACAAGGTACTTCATATTGTAATGGGGGCAATGAAAGATAAAGACCTTGAACATATCCTGCCTTTACTTCCGAAAGAAGCAATATATTATTTCTCCAGCCCCGATATGCCCAGAGCGATGCCTGCAGAAGAACTGTCTGCTGCGGCCTTAAGTTATGGTCTTCAGGGAAAACCTTACTCCAGTGTGATGCAGGCGTTCACTGCTGCAAAACAGGCTTATCAGGCAGGGGATTTGGTTTTTATAGGAGGTAGTAATTTTGTGGTGGCAGAGGTTTTGACTGCTCTTGAAAATAAAGCATAA
- a CDS encoding MotA/TolQ/ExbB proton channel family protein: MSLIQDTALALDSLGQAAQQPIQMATQEETNLIQLLMKGGWIMWPIAFLFFLGLVIFLERYITIRKASKFDNGLMSQIKSNVMSGKLDAAVAVCRSSNTPLSRMLQKGLLRVGRPIKDIEGAIENIGKIEVSKLEKNINILGIIAGIAPMLGFVGTIFGVIQIFRDVEAVGGIDIGSVSGGLYVKMISSASGLTVGILAYIGYHALNMMVERLILRMETDAVEFIDLLDEPGA; the protein is encoded by the coding sequence ATGTCATTGATTCAAGACACAGCATTAGCATTAGACTCGTTAGGTCAGGCAGCACAGCAACCTATACAGATGGCGACACAGGAAGAAACAAATCTGATCCAGCTTTTGATGAAAGGCGGATGGATTATGTGGCCCATTGCCTTTTTGTTTTTCTTAGGATTGGTCATCTTTCTGGAACGTTATATTACCATTCGTAAAGCGTCTAAGTTTGATAACGGATTGATGTCACAAATCAAAAGTAACGTGATGTCTGGTAAACTGGATGCCGCTGTAGCAGTGTGCCGTTCCAGTAATACACCTTTATCGAGAATGTTGCAGAAAGGACTGTTACGTGTAGGTCGCCCTATCAAAGATATAGAAGGAGCTATCGAGAACATCGGTAAGATCGAAGTCTCTAAACTGGAGAAAAATATTAATATTTTAGGGATTATTGCAGGTATCGCACCGATGCTTGGTTTCGTAGGTACGATCTTCGGGGTAATCCAGATCTTCCGTGATGTGGAGGCTGTAGGTGGTATTGATATCGGTTCGGTATCAGGAGGTCTCTATGTGAAAATGATTTCGTCCGCATCCGGATTGACTGTTGGTATCCTGGCGTATATCGGATATCATGCACTTAACATGATGGTAGAGCGTTTGATCCTTAGAATGGAAACGGATGCAGTAGAATTTATTGACTTATTAGACGAACCGGGAGCATAA